The Phacochoerus africanus isolate WHEZ1 chromosome 15, ROS_Pafr_v1, whole genome shotgun sequence genome has a segment encoding these proteins:
- the LOC125117035 gene encoding cytochrome c oxidase assembly factor 6 homolog: protein MPQEPKSARRLCGTGTRPRTLLPLLLGCVTLSFRWRRRELAAGRAESLSPPGMAAPSMKERQACWGARDAYWKCLDENTEDASQCKKLRSSFESSCPQQWIKYFDKRRDYLKFKEKFEAGEFQPSRTTEKS from the exons ATGCCGCAGGAGCCCAAGTCGGCGAGACGACTGTGCGGCACTGGGACTCGGCCCCGCACCCTTCTTCCCCTGTTGTTGGGCTGTGTGACTCTTTCCTTCCGTTGGCGCCGAAGAGAACTTGCTGCTGGGCGGGCGGAGAG CTTGAGCCCACCAGGAATGGCAGCCCCATCTATGAAAGAAAGGCAGGCTTGCTGGGGAGCCCGGGATGCATACTGGAAGTGCTTAGATGAGAACACAGAGGACGCTTCTCAGTGCAAGAAGTTGAGAAGCTCATTTGAATCAAGTTGTCCCCAGCAGTGG ataaaatattttgataaaagaaGGGACTacttaaaattcaaagaaaaatttgaagcaGGAGAGTTCCAGCCTTCAAGAACAACTGAAAAGTCTTAA